The Pseudomonas sp. FP198 genomic interval AGCCCTGCAGTGCGAACAGGCAGCAGGCGAGGCAGAAGGTGCGGATGAGGTTCATGGTCTACTCCGTCGATGAAGGCTTTAAGGAGTGACCATCAGGCAGCGCAAATGGTTGCGCCAGTCTTCCTCCCGGACGATGAACGTCGTCGCAGGTTCGGATTGAAATGTAAGTAGAATTTTCGCCGCTGCGTTGCTGTCACACCAGACAGGTGCATCCACTAAGGAAACACGGCAATGACGTTCGCAAAGATTGCTCAAAAACTGGCCCTTTGGGCGGGGAGTCCCAAGACCTTTCTGGGGGCCATCGTGTTGTTGGCGCTCTGGGCCGCCAGCGGACCGTTCTTCGGTTTCAACGACACCTGGCAGCTGATCATCAATACCTCGACGACGATCATCACCTTCCTCATGGTCTTCCTGATCCAGAACACGCAAAACCGCGATACCGATATCCTGCACTTGAAAGTCGATGAATTGTTGCGCGCGACCAAAGACGCGCAGAACGCAATGCTCGGTCTCGAGTCGCTGGACCTCAAGCAACTGGAAGCGTTGCGCAAGCGCTACCAGGACATGGGCAAAGACGAGGCCAAGAGCCTTGACGGCGTGGAACAGGAAAACAAGGTCGACCTGAACCAGTGCTGAAAGCAGATGCGCGAGCGTTGTTGCAACGCTCGCGCATCCGAATGCCGCACATCAGGGCAACGGATTCCCACCCGTCACGCCAAACACTTCTCCGGTGATATAACTCGATTCCTGCGAGGCCAGCAGCACGTACAGCGGTGCACATTCCGCTGGCTGCCCCGGACGCTTCATCGGAACCTGGGAGCCGAATGTAGGAATCTTCTCCCTAGGCTGTCCGCCGCTGGGTTGCAGCACCGTCCAGATCGGCCCTGGTGCCACGGCATTGACCCGGATTCCCTTGCTGATGACCTGTCCGGCCAACGCCTTGGTAAACGCCACGATCGCCGCTTTGGTGGTGGCGTAATCGAGCAGCGTCGCGGACGGATCGTAGGATTGGATCGACGCGGTATTGATGATCGTCGCCCCGGCCGGCATCAGCGGTACCGCAGCCTTGCAGATCCAGAACATCGCGTAGATGTTGGTTTTCATGGTGTCGTCGAATTGCGCGGTGGTGATGTCGGCAATGTCCTTTTGCGCTTCCTGCTTACCGGCGACGTTGACCAGGATATCCAGGCCATCGAGCTCCTGCTGCGCCATCTTCACCATCTGGACGCAGAACGCTTCGTCCTTGAGATCTCCCGGAATCGCAATGGCCTTGCGGCCTTCAGCCTTGATCAGCTCGATGACTTGCTGCGCGTCGCGTTCTTCGCTGGGCAGATAGTTGATGGCTACATCGGCGCCTTCCCGGGCATAGGCAATGGCGGCCGCGCGACCGATCCCCGAATCGCCGCCCGTGATCAGTGCCTTGCGCCCCTCCAGGCGACCGAAGCCTTGATAGGTTTTTTCGCCGTGATCGGGTTGCGGCTCCATGTCCTGGTCAATGCCGGGGGGTGATTGCGGCTGGTCGGGGAATTCCGGACGAGGGTATTGGGTCAGTGGATTCTGCATCGCGTATTGGTTGGGTTCTCGGTGTGTAGACATCGAGGTTCTCCTTTTCGGCGGGCAAAACAAGCCGGGACGCTGGCGTCCCGGTCCTGAGGTAAAAACAGGTGCGGCAAATCAGCGACTGGCCTGCAGCGCCCTGGCCATCTCAAGATGCGTCTGCAATTTGGGCAGGGTTTCGTCGGCGAACGCCTTGATCTCCGGCACGTTGGTGGTCTGGGCCTGCTGCTGAATCTGCTCGATGGCTTCCTCAGTGGCCTTGACCTGGCTGGCGGCATACGCCGCTTCGAACGACTCGCCCTCGGCCACTTGCGGCATCAAGGTCTTGGCCTTGTCCGCGACTTCTTCTCGGGGCGCGACGGGCAAGTCGAGCTTCTTGGCGATTTTCGCCAAGTGTTGGTTGGCGGTGGTGCGGTCGTTGATCACCATGATGGTGTAGTCCTTGACCTCCCTTGATTCCGCTTTCGAATGCGCGGCACGGCTGGCTTCGATGTCAGCCATGCCTTTGGCGGATGCATCGTTGATGAATTCGGCAGGTGACTGGGCCCAGGCACTGCTGGCACCCAGGCCCATCAGCACGACAACACTGGTGGTGCGTAAAAAGGTGGCCATCCGGCTCATGGTCACGCCCTCCTCTGATAGAAAATTGCGACAGGGTTTACCCGCCGCTTAATCAGAACCACCGTTTGAATATTCAGCGAGCCGTGCGATCCGGCTTGCGGCCGATCTCAG includes:
- a CDS encoding SDR family oxidoreductase produces the protein MSTHREPNQYAMQNPLTQYPRPEFPDQPQSPPGIDQDMEPQPDHGEKTYQGFGRLEGRKALITGGDSGIGRAAAIAYAREGADVAINYLPSEERDAQQVIELIKAEGRKAIAIPGDLKDEAFCVQMVKMAQQELDGLDILVNVAGKQEAQKDIADITTAQFDDTMKTNIYAMFWICKAAVPLMPAGATIINTASIQSYDPSATLLDYATTKAAIVAFTKALAGQVISKGIRVNAVAPGPIWTVLQPSGGQPREKIPTFGSQVPMKRPGQPAECAPLYVLLASQESSYITGEVFGVTGGNPLP
- a CDS encoding low affinity iron permease family protein, which gives rise to MTFAKIAQKLALWAGSPKTFLGAIVLLALWAASGPFFGFNDTWQLIINTSTTIITFLMVFLIQNTQNRDTDILHLKVDELLRATKDAQNAMLGLESLDLKQLEALRKRYQDMGKDEAKSLDGVEQENKVDLNQC
- a CDS encoding DUF4142 domain-containing protein; translation: MSRMATFLRTTSVVVLMGLGASSAWAQSPAEFINDASAKGMADIEASRAAHSKAESREVKDYTIMVINDRTTANQHLAKIAKKLDLPVAPREEVADKAKTLMPQVAEGESFEAAYAASQVKATEEAIEQIQQQAQTTNVPEIKAFADETLPKLQTHLEMARALQASR